One window from the genome of Osmerus eperlanus chromosome 1, fOsmEpe2.1, whole genome shotgun sequence encodes:
- the LOC134013928 gene encoding helicase with zinc finger domain 2-like isoform X2 — MASQEILWDLLVACNLEVVCTVCSVKVNEITYTLQPSTNHNCSRDLLLAQGKDTDKWRPISRRPSYPNPGHYQVCWFFLEGSGCTRHKNRCTFPRSLEEAAVWNFEKHNRVDHSTLIRLLTDYESDAKCEKEDIAGSRPTNHSSTYNLKVVCSICSVKEDEITYRCEGVIHQCSRDILLAQVKGTSKWRHISQRPPRNVSQYQLCWYFVEGSGCTKHHEKCTFARSHEEAAVWNFEKREGIDHKTLIKLVSESESDGVNQEQVAKNLFTEFFGDFQELCKDCFYGCPPKITGKRWNNTCTEDAAHTWNPVLVHHVSDSQGKNIYNEIRFLPINTQLQYCNHVLQGMPCWHEPTQCQSAHSEVEMAVWRAESTGMFVRPELLLLSKNKQANPRLQVEIYCKACFLVLSSQESFYRHCASLEHARMISDDTTTEWKHRPPPHGHRAQFWLCDRSDTCEYGGNCVKAHSVEELAEWLMQTKEEREIRQNIEAQGLMSYTDSLLEEYRHSGNEVHIISEHVDDVSITCDEDLNVTFVQIEEKFKWEFQIKTERLLAHVALLKQEPGASFSIGEDSSEACTYSRGEQFHNKDTMAYDIAVVFKSNHPGLYEQWLVFDFNMRPVLVQKLKVRIGKQTLTNFEVEKGQTSSQSLERWHRGSRVIIPCLEKKEAQEELLKEYKPPQMSLLYKALDVVNTLKTRENYKDTMHNFLYNEEKAQDQIVSRLHFCGNLTLSATLDDPLFGMKIAPQGELFGAIVVPYTLTPDTPEGAVLKHDVQSALIAPIQSNKQSTKVYEAIILRDTTSKNKMHLQLSKRCCSELNLQRNEATEVEIQFQFNRLKFSEMHKAVDLLPNMKMVLPDFQNNSFPLNKVQYPKLNSKQLAAIDFIIGDWDGKDMAPLLIYGPFGTGKTFTLATAAKELVKQPNTRVLICTHTNSSADLYVRDHFHPYIISGHHQMKLLRLKANKQGVSLSATDEITQKYCLLSQDGKFFLPPSIDVLHCHHVVITTTAMARHLHDLKLPIGYFTHILIDEASQMLECEALMPLGLAGPNTRVVLAGDHMQMGPKLFSVDVQQRSNHTLLNRLFHYYQGQHSKGALKSRIIFNENYRSTKEIVEFVSTHFYVGKSDVIKAVGNVPSHPSGHSLKFHHVRGECRLDTTSMSWFNVEEVAKVVEIVEDLLRDWPSTWEPSDPSSICVLSEGCQVIQIRNHLRKKCLGRVNVENIANVQGKQFRVIVMTTVQTRDSLDSSDSAGLEFFSDARVLNTAMTRAQSQVVVVGDAAGLCYFGNCSRTWKCFLDHCLSKDSVEPKHLTKKFIEDDLKEISHFQRSEYQGKSSQSETSSTEDNMDLILQQLTEECDHLSDVHSECEFLVKEKRLLTITETGKDALLELCEKYPNFYKQGELVMDKLNAGYIMPFDNPRERIDIKGRGNLGKSFPGDEVVIQNIYSQDQSEWMVLGITKKSSRLFVCTLGDEDYHKKIDRFFSIKKMIPINENTTQICILMSKKKRTQIPTWKYTDGQWMIESYQNLDENLRKNHVFLVEVINWKDHCHFPLGNVIDILPIGTSLKEGLKILDEEYEVQPLYEYPRDVLHETCYSNNTEHSNREDLRHLITFTVDDNKSKVLDDAISVADMGTLYEIGVHIADVASFVNPEDPLDQASKKRGATYYCPGKEPIYMLPKQLSINNYSLLPCQDRRVISLIVTVEKETDAIIDTKLQLSLIKSDKKWSYEEAEDIISELSGQEPKYDAVEHCVAVAYHFAKVQRKTRLPDNWSYARPDNHRMPGKRRSHQMIEELNIMFNKVVSEYLVNKQNTMDCTPLRCQEGPDPVTIKDLKDEHADLLPLSSFLRHQVDHNDNVSVSKKFHVLTHMWKEIQSAAEKGEVDILVDLIAADDMYPQLLPVITHFKKCLNKSFFVRSNSCAKASTGHYSMNLDFYTQASSPIRRYQDIILQRLLHSVLNGTPVQYSPQEIDILCQQSDNKCKKAEEYEKKAEMISCAVEMKKQNASKLAFVIDVAPERTFFKLSFPVEKHLFPDSLPVMYRDLQLEDQPMHNLEDNSVTLKWRKRVYSFETTNTHFELQRLQHCRPHIELPQTKWKAIVDSIDQDKFNTTRSLIKSINPSQIDGMISLSKHAEKDLPETQRTADETIEMEHYVDLNIKLRPSDSLRVQMTSETKRGYWTPTVQLVQLKPKFEVCVDHAKNPVECFAETPEHQSKDQYRNTNEYVSIWKPLCEMESAATAVAEGDNIIIEDLKLNFRRGKKLEGSFELPFKYIKEWAIECNLAKSLLCIRKRCLEMSARVNPTFHEVDPSDFTWVAHGITTKVVEPSQKSKNPAKKITFYINHLPMKTIPDCIFHENMTFTVEIIPKLTPDVRKESAVNNIVKANDLVQKIALGRHIPGEASQQLVLPWQIKREKGPDGLPELNDSQCQAVEKAINKNFTIIQGPPGTGKTVVGVYIVYWLLRLLSNGSRPLHDQKDKKEVILYCGPSNKSVDVVSEYLLTFGHKLKPLRVYSQQMEMQEYPYPGSTLQLSRRSLRQEQSKPELRKITLHHRIREDENPHAKEIKEFDCRICLANRSKENLLTDQEIDVYKKLLRKAREYELQRHDVILCTCTAASSPTLMRTVSARHILIDECAMATEPQALIPLVCNQPEKIVLLGDHKQLRPIVHHERVKKMGMSISLFERYIKVLKTRTVVLDTQYRMHEDICKFPSKAYYDGLLQTKVDCRDSVLCANLKHTPIVFGDIRGEEIGLVVSTAKGNENSKANREERDLAVNIAQLLVKKGKIDQQGIAILSPYNAQVSEIRKDLSEKNMGEVTVTTITKSQVNGATSFYQLCAHCPVRRLRKSLIGHGCPNILALLEIPTKSM, encoded by the exons ATGGCATCTCAAGAGATACTATGGGATCTCTTAGTAGCATGCAATTTAGAagttgtgtgtacagtgtgctcTGTCAAAGTGAATGAAATCACTTATACTCTTCAACCTTCAACCAATCACAACTGCAGTAGAGATCTACTTTTAGCTCAAGGCAAAGATACTGACAAGTGGAGACCAATTTCTCGTCGCCCTTCATATCCGAATCCTGGACATTACCAAGTATGCTGGTTCTTTTTGGAGGGGTCTGGTTGTACAAGACACAAGAATCGATGCACGTTTCCAAGAAGCCTGGAGGAGGCAGCTGtgtggaactttgaaaaacacaaTAGAGTAGACCACAGCACTTTGATCAGACTTTTAACTGACTATGAAAGTGATGCAAAATGTGAAAAGGAAGATATTGCAGGGTCAAGACCGACTAATCACTCATCGACATACAATTTAAAAGTAGTATGTTCCATTTGCTCTGTTAAAGAGGACGAAATCACTTACAGGTGTGAAGGAGTGATACACCAATGCAGTAGAGATATTCTACTTGCTCAAGTCAAAGGTACCAGCAAATGGAGACACATTTCTCAACGTCCCCCACGAAACGTAAGCCAGTATCAGTTATGCTGGTACTTTGTGGAGGGCTCCGGTTGTACAAAACATCATGAAAAATGCACATTTGCCAGGAGCCATGAGGAGGCTGCAGtttggaactttgaaaaacgtGAGGGTATAGACCACAAAACGTTAATTAAACTTGTGTCAGAGTCTGAGAGTGATGGTGTCAACCAAGAGCAAGTGGCTAAAAACTTGTTCACTGAATTTTTTGGGGACTTCCAAGAGCTCTGTAAAGACTGCTTCTACGGATGTCCACCCAAAATAACAGGAAAAAGATGGAATAATACGTGTACTGAAGATGCAGCTCATACCTGGAACCCAGTGCTGGTCCATCACGTATCAGACAGTCAGGGCAAGAATATCTACAATGAAATACGTTTCCTTCCGATAAACACTCAATTACAATATTGCAACCATGTCTTGCAAGGCATGCCCTGTTGGCACGAGCCAACCCAGTGCCAGTCAGCCCACAGTGAAGTGGAGATGGCTGTGTGGAGGGCAGAATCTACTGGGATGTTTGTTCGCCCTGAGCTTCTTCTACTGAGCAAAAACAAACAAGCCAACCCTAGACTGCAGGTGGAGATATACTGCAAGGCCTGCTTTTTGGTTCTGTCATCTCAGGAGAGCTTCTACAGGCACTGTGCCTCCCTGGAGCATGCTCGGATGATCTCAGACGATACAACCACAGAATGGAAGCATCGCCCCCCTCCTCATGGCCACAGGGCTCAGTTTTGGCTGTGTGACAG GTCGGACACTTGTGAATATGGTGGCAACTGTGTGAAAGCTCATTCTGTGGAAGAATTGGCGGAGTGGCTGATGCAAACAAAAGAAGAAAGGGAGATAAGACAAAATATTGAGGCTCAAGGCCTTATGTCTTACACAGACAGTCTTCTGGAGGAATACAGACACAGTGGAAACGAAGTGCACATT ATTTCTGAGCATGTTGATGATGTGAGCATCACCTGTGATGAGGATTTGAATGTGACTTTTGTTCAAATTGAAGAAAAATTCAAGTGGGAGTTCCAGATCAAAACTGAG AGACTTCTTGCCCATGTCGCACTATTGAAACAAGAACCTGGAGCTTCCTTCTCCATAGGTGAAGATAGTTCTGAGGCCTGCACCTACTCCAGAGGGGAACAGTTCCATAACAAAGACACAATGGCATATGACATCGCTGTGGTCTTCAAGTCTAACCACCCAGGCCTTTATGAACAGTGGTTGGTCTTTGACTTTAACATGAGACCTGTGCTTGTGCAGAAACTTAAAGTTAGAATTGGAAAGCAGACTTTGACTAACTTTGAGGTAGAGAAAGGTCAGACCTCTTCTCAAAGTCTGGAACGCTGGCATcgggggagcagggtgataaTTCCATGTTTAGAAAAAAAAGAGGCACAAGAAGAGCTTCTAAAAGAGTACAAGCCTCCTCAAATGAGTTTGCTGTATAAAGCCCTGGATGTCGTCAACACACTCAAGACTCGCGAGAACTATAAGGATACAATGCACAATTTCCTGTACAATGAGGAGAAGGCCCAAGATCAAATTGTTTCAAG gctacatttttgtgGGAATTTAACTTTATCAGCAACCCTGGATGATCCTCTTTTTGGGATGAAAATTGCCCCACAGGGTGAACTATTTGGTGCCATTGTAGTGCCTTATACCCTTACCCCTGATACACCAGAGGGTGCAGTCCTTAAACATGATGTACAGTCAGCACTCATTGCACCAATACAATCCAACAAACAAAGTACCAAGGTGTATGAAGCCATCATCCTCAGAGACACCACCAGCAAGAACAAAATGCATCTCCAACTCTCCAAGAGATGCTGCTCTGAGCTAAACCTTCAACGCAATGAGGCAACTGAAGTAGAAATTCAGTTCCAATTCAACCGGTTGAAGTTTTCTGAGATGCACAAAGCAGTAGACCTCCTTCCAAACATGAAAATGGTGTTACCTGATTTCCAAAACAATAGTTTCCCTCTGAACAAAGTGCAATATCCCAAACTCAATTCAAAACAACTGGCTGCAATTGATTTTATCATAGGGGACTGGGATGGAAAGGATATGGCCCCCCTCCTCATTTATGGGCCATTTGGAACAGGGAAAACCTTCACTCTTGCTACAGCAGCCAAGGAGCTGGTTAAGCAACCAAACACCAGGGTACTGATCTGCACTCATACAAACAG TTCTGCAGATTTGTATGTACGAGACCATTTTCATCCATACATCATCTCTGGACATCACCAGATGAAACTACTCAGGCTTAAGGCAAATAAACAAGGAGTGTCTCTTAGTGCAACTGATGAGATTACCCAAAAGTACTGCCTTCTGTCTCAAGATGGAAAGTTCTTCTTACCACCATCAATAGATGTCTTGCATTGTCATCATGTAGTCATCACAACAACTGCAATGGCAAGACACCTCCATGATCTGAAGCTCCCGATTGGCTACTTCACTCACATCCTTATTGACGAAGCTTCCCAGATGTTGGAATGCGAGGCCCTGATGCCCCTTGGTCTGGCGGGGCCGAACACCCGCGTGGTTTTAGCTGGAGATCACATGCAAATGGGACCAAAACTGTTCTCGGTAGATGTTCAGCAACGCTCCAATCACACTTTACTGAACCGACTGTTCCACTACTATCAAGGTCAACATAGTAAAGGCGCCTTAAAAAGCAGAATCATTTTCAACGAGAACTATCGCTCAACAAAGGAAATTGTGGAATTTGTGTCCACTCACTTCTATGTTGGCAagagtgatgtcatcaaagCTGTCGGAAATGTTCCATCGCATCCAAGTGGCCACTCCCTGAAGTTCCATCACGTCAGAGGAGAATGCCGGCTTGACACCACATCTATGTCATGGTTTAATGTAGAAGAAGTGGCAAAGGTGGTTGAAATAGTGGAAGATCTTCTCAGAGACTGGCCATCCACCTGGGAACCTTCGGATCCAAGCTCTATTTGTGTTCTGTCAGAAGGATGCCAG GTTATCCAAATCAGGAATCATCTGAGAAAGAAATGCCTTGGCAGAGTCAATGTGGAAAATATAGCTAATGTACAAG GCAAACAATTCAGGGTAATAGTAATGACAACTGTTCAAACACGTGATAGCCTTGATTCATCTGACTCAGCTGGTCTGGAGTTCTTCAGTGACGCTCGTGTGTTGAACACAGCCATGACCAGAGCTCAATCCCAAGTTGTTGTGGTTGGAGATGCTGCTGGTCTCTGTTACTTTGGGAACTGCTCAAGAACCTGGAAATGTTTTTTAGACCATTGCCTTAGCAAAGATAGTGTTGAACCAAAACACCTTACCAAGAAGTTCATTGAGGATGATTTGAAGGAAATCTCACACTTTCAGAGGTCTGAATATCAGGGCAAGAGTTCTCAGTCTGAAACTTCAAGCACAGAGGACAACATGGATTTAATTCTTCAACAGCTGACAGAGGAATGTGACCATTTATCTGATGTCCATTCAGAATGTGAGTTCTTAGTGAAGGAAAAGAGACTTCTCACCATCACTGAAACTGGAAAAGATGCGCTGTTGGAATTGTGTGAGAAGTATCCAAACTTCTACAAGCAAGGTGAATTGGTCATGGATAAATTAAACGCAGGCTATATCATGCCATTTGACAATCCCAGAGAGCGCATTGATATCAAAGGAAGAGGAAACTTAGGCAAGTCTTTCCCTGGTGATGAGGTGGTGATACAAAACATTTACAGTCAGGATCAGTCAGAATGGATGGTGTTGGGCATCACAAAGAAATCATCACGTCTGTTTGTCTGTACTCTTGGAGATGAAGATTACCACAAAAAAATTGATCGATTTTTTTCTATAAAAAAGATGATACCCATCAATGAAAATACCACCCAAATTTGCATCCTGATGAGCAAGAAGAAACGCACTCAGATTCCAACATGGAAATATACTGATGGACAGTGGATGATAGAATCCTATCAAAATCTTGATGAAAATCTCAGGAAAAATCATGTTTTCTTGGTGGAGGTGATTAACTGGAAAGACCACTGCCATTTTCCGCTAGGCAATGTAATAGACATTCTGCCAATAGGTACATCACTAAAGGAAGGACTAAAGATCTTGGATGAAGAATATGAAGTGCAACCACTGTATGAATATCCAAGAGATGTTCTACACGAAACTTGTTACAGTAACAATACTGAACACAGTAACAGAGAGGACTTGCGGCATTTGATTACTTTCACTGTTGATGATAACAAATCCAAAGTCTTAGATGATGCCATTAGTGTCGCAGACATGGGAACTCTTTATGAAATAGGAGTTCACATAGCCGATGTAGCAAGTTTTGTGAATCCCGAAGATCCACTGGATCAAGCAAGTAAGAAACGTGGAGCTACATATTACTGCCCTGGGAAAGAACCAATTTACATGTTACCAAAACAACTCAGCATCAACAACTACAGCCTTCTTCCATGTCAAGATCGCAGGGTGATTTCGTTAATTGTAACAGTTGAGAAGGAAACAGATGCTATTATTGACACAAAACTTCAGCTTTCCCTAATAAAGTCTGACAAAAAGTGGTCTTATGAAGAGGCGGAAGATATTATAAGTGAGCTGTCTGGTCAGGAGCCTAAGTATGATGCAGTAGAACACTGTGTGGCGGTAGCTTACCATTTTGCCAAAGTTCAAAGGAAGACCAGGCTCCCTGACAACTGGAGCTATGCTCGACCAGATAATCATCGAATGCCGGGAAAGAGAAGATCCCATCAGATGATTGAGGAGCTTAACATAATGTTTAACAAGGTTGTGTCAGAATATTTGGTTAATAAACAAAATACCATGGACTGCACTCCCCTTAGATGTCAAGAGGGCCCTGATCCAGTCACAATTAAAGACTTAAAGGATGAACATGCAGACCTCTTACCATTGTCATCCTTCTTGAGACATCAAGTTGATCACAATGACAATGTGTCAGTGAGCAAAAAATTCCATGTGCTGACACACATGTGGAAGGAAATCCAGTCAGCTGCTGAGAAAGGGGAAGTAGACATTCTGGTTGATCTAATAGCTGCTGACGACATGTACCCTCAGCTTCTTCCAGTAATAACACATTTTAAGAAGTGCCTGAACAAGTCATTTTTTGTTCGCTCAAATTCCTGTGCTAAAGCAAGTACTGGGCACTATTCCATGAACCTTGACTTTTATACACAAGCATCCTCACCTATCCGCCGCTACCAGGACATTATCTTGCAAAGActtttacattctgttttaaatGGCACTCCAGTGCAATATTCTCCACAAGAGATCGACATTTTGTGCCAACAGTCTGACAACAAGTGCAAGAAAGCAGAAGAGTATGAGAAGAAGGCAGAGATGATCTCCTGTGCTGTGGAAATGAAGAAACAAAATGCCTCAAAACTAGCATTTGTCATTGATGTTGCACCAGAAAGAACATTTTTCAAGCTGTCTTTTCCAGTCGAAAAGCATTTATTTCCAGACAGTTTGCCTGTTATGTACAGAGATTTGCAACTGGAAGATCAACCCATGCACAATCTTGAAGATAACTCTGTGACTCTGAAATGGAGAAAACGAGTTTACTCATTTGAGACTACCAACACTCACTTTGAGCTACAGAGGTTGCAGCATTGTAGACCACATATTGAGCTTCCACAAACAAAATGGAAAGCTATTGTTGACTCAATTGACCAAGACAAATTTAACACAACCAGGTCCCTCATAAAGAGTATTAATCCCTCACAAATAGATGGTATGATAAGTCTATCAAAACATGCTGAGAAGGATTTGCCTGAGACTCAAAGAACTGCAGATGAAACCATTGAAATGGAGCATTATGTAGACCTTAACATCAAGTTAAGGCCAAGTGACAGCCTTCGAGTTCAAATGACatcggagacaaagagaggttaCTGGACACCCACTGTTCAGTTAGTGCAACTCAAACCAAAGTTTGAGGTTTGTGTAGACCATGCCAAAAACCCTGTTGAATGCTTTGCTGAAACTCCAGAGCACCAATCTAAGGATCAGTATAGGAACACTAATGAGTATGTTAGTATCTGGAAACCACTGTGTGAGATGGAGTCTGCTGCTACTGCAGTGGCTGAAGGTGACAACATAATCATTGAGGACTTGAAGCTGAACTTCAGGCGTGGAAAGAAACTGGAAGGGAGTTTTGAACTGCCTTTTAAATACATAAAAGAATGGGCGATTGAATGCAACCTTGCCAAGAGCTTACTGTGCATTCGGAAAAGATGTTTGGAGATGAGTGCTAGGGTTAACCCTACATTCCATGAAGTAGATCCTAGTGATTTCACATGGGTGGCGCACGGTATTACAACCAAGGTAGTGGAACCCTCGCAAAAGTCAAAAAATCCAGCCAAGAAAATAACATTCTACATCAACCACTTGCCAATGAAAACCATTCCAGACTGCATTTTTCATGAGAACATGACATTTACAGTTGAGATAATCCCCAAACTAACACCCGATGT GCGTAAAGAAAGTGCTGTGAACAATATTGTGAAAGCAAATGACCTTGTCCAGAAAATAGCACTAGGAAGACATATTCCTGGAGAAG CCTCACAACAACTTGTGCTTCCttggcaaatcaagagggaAAAGGGCCCTGATGGACTGCCAGAGCTAAATGACAGTCAATGTCAGGCAGTGGAAAAAGCTATTAATAAGAACTTCACAATCATACAGGGGCCACCAG GAACTGGGAAGACAGTTGTGGGAGTGTATATTGTATACTGGCTCCTTAGGCTGCTCAGCAATGGATCCCGGCCTCTTCATGATCAAAAGGACAAGAAAGAGGTTATTCTGTACTGCGGTCCATCCAACAAGTCTGTTGATGTTGTCTCCG AGTACTTGCTTACATTTGGACACAAACTGAAGCCCCTGAGGGTATACAGCCAACAAATGGAGATGCAGGAATACCCTTACCCTGGGAGCACTCTACAGCTCTCCCGCAGGTCCCTTCGCCAAGAGCAGTCCAAACCAGAACTCAG GAAGATTACCTTGCATCATCGGATACGTGAAGATGAAAATCCTCACGCCAAGGAAATAAAAGAGTTTGACTGCAGAATTTGCCTTGCCAATCGATCAAAAGAAAACCTCTTGACGGATCAAGAGATTGATGT CTACAAGAAGCTTCTCAGAAAAGCTCGAGAGTATGAGCTGCAGAGGCATGATGTCATACTTTGCACCTGCACTGCAGCGTCCTCCCCTACACTGATGAGAACAGTCAGTGCACGTCACATCCTTATTGATGAATGTGCCATGGCCACCGAACCCCAGGCTCTCATCCCTCTGGTCTGCAACCAACCCGAAAAG ATTGTGCTGCTTGGTGACCACAAACAGCTCCGACCCATTGTCCATCATGAACGTGTGAAGAAGATGGGGATGTCAATATCCCTATTTGAACGCTACATTAAGGTCCTTAAGACCCGGACAGTAGTGCTAGATACCCAGTATCGGATG CATGAGGATATCTGCAAGTTTCCATCAAAGGCATATTATGATGGACTGTTACAAACAAAAGTGGATTGCCGagacagtgttctttgtgctaACCTCAAGCACACCCCAATTGTTTTTGGTGACATCAGAGGTGAAGAGATTGGTTTAGTTGTGAGCACGGCAAAGGGAAATGAAAACTCAAAAGCAAATAGGGAAGAAAGAGATCTTGCG